A genomic region of Trichothermofontia sichuanensis B231 contains the following coding sequences:
- the msrP gene encoding protein-methionine-sulfoxide reductase catalytic subunit MsrP, which translates to MTLIRTPPGWHLPEHAVTPETAYLNRRQMLRSIVGMGLGVVGLPAIAGCQQSVRSQAAAHAQLAATLNTPSLEPYQVNPRFAAVDRPTTDRTLAGQYNNYYEFGSGKSVWQAAQKLPTDPWSVEVTGLVKYPRTYTLEDLLHTFPLEERVYRFRCVEAWSMVLPWLGFPMRALLTQVEPTPAAKFVRFTAFYDPQLMGGLFASLYPWPYTEGLRLEEMANELAFFAVGLYGKRLPKQHGAPLRMVLPWKYGFKGAKAIVRIEFVATEPKTFWHTVQPNEYGFLANVEPDVPHPRWSQKTERFISTGPGLSWEKRPTLLYNGYANWVSDLYPR; encoded by the coding sequence ATGACCCTGATTCGCACTCCCCCCGGTTGGCACCTGCCAGAACACGCTGTTACCCCAGAAACTGCCTACCTGAACCGTCGCCAGATGCTCAGGAGCATCGTGGGAATGGGCCTGGGGGTGGTTGGCCTACCGGCGATCGCGGGCTGTCAGCAAAGTGTCCGATCCCAAGCTGCCGCCCATGCCCAACTAGCGGCAACGCTGAATACCCCCAGCCTGGAACCGTATCAGGTGAATCCCCGCTTTGCAGCGGTCGATCGACCTACGACCGATCGGACCTTGGCAGGGCAATACAACAACTACTACGAATTCGGCAGTGGCAAGTCCGTGTGGCAGGCGGCGCAAAAGTTGCCCACGGATCCGTGGTCGGTGGAAGTAACGGGCTTGGTGAAATATCCACGAACCTATACCCTGGAGGATTTACTCCACACTTTCCCCTTGGAGGAACGGGTCTATCGCTTTCGGTGTGTGGAAGCCTGGTCAATGGTGTTGCCCTGGCTAGGCTTCCCGATGCGTGCCCTATTGACCCAAGTGGAACCCACCCCCGCTGCTAAGTTTGTGCGGTTTACCGCCTTCTACGACCCCCAACTGATGGGAGGGCTGTTCGCATCCCTCTATCCCTGGCCCTATACCGAGGGGTTACGCCTTGAGGAAATGGCAAATGAGTTGGCCTTTTTTGCCGTGGGGTTGTACGGAAAGCGATTACCCAAGCAGCACGGCGCACCCCTCCGGATGGTGTTGCCCTGGAAATACGGCTTTAAGGGAGCAAAGGCGATCGTTAGAATTGAGTTTGTGGCCACGGAGCCAAAAACCTTCTGGCATACGGTGCAACCGAATGAATATGGCTTCCTGGCTAACGTCGAGCCAGATGTTCCCCATCCCCGCTGGTCCCAGAAAACCGAACGGTTTATTTCGACAGGACCGGGCCTGAGTTGGGAGAAGCGCCCAACGCTGTTGTATAACGGCTATGCCAACTGGGTGAGTGACCTGTATCCTCGCTAG
- a CDS encoding DUF1614 domain-containing protein produces MIYLPVTIVLFLLLLLLFPLIWIALALEVVEVAVAKLGFSPQAALVICLAVVLGSTINIPLYERVASVPVVADLVDLWSARFWGIPLRRIEQRTIVALNIGGGLIPTVLALYEFTRSDPVVILMVTAVVTLVSYVSAQIVPGIGIQMNALIAPLTASFAAILLAGSNAPSVAFAGGVLGTLIGADLLHLPELEKMSAGVLSIGGAGVFDGIVLCGLFALLLT; encoded by the coding sequence ATGATTTACCTGCCCGTTACCATCGTTCTTTTTTTACTCCTGCTCTTGCTGTTCCCGCTCATCTGGATCGCGCTCGCCCTAGAGGTGGTGGAAGTCGCGGTGGCCAAGCTGGGCTTTTCACCCCAAGCGGCTCTAGTAATCTGTCTGGCCGTTGTCCTAGGCAGTACTATCAATATCCCCCTCTACGAACGGGTTGCAAGTGTTCCGGTTGTAGCCGATCTTGTGGATCTGTGGAGTGCTCGCTTCTGGGGCATCCCCTTGCGCCGAATTGAGCAACGCACGATCGTAGCCTTAAACATCGGTGGAGGTCTGATTCCTACCGTATTAGCTCTGTATGAATTCACCCGGTCTGACCCCGTCGTTATTTTAATGGTGACGGCAGTTGTAACCTTAGTTAGTTATGTTTCAGCGCAAATCGTTCCTGGCATTGGCATCCAGATGAATGCCCTGATTGCCCCCTTAACCGCATCATTCGCTGCTATCCTACTAGCCGGGAGCAATGCACCCTCTGTTGCATTTGCCGGAGGAGTTTTGGGTACCTTAATTGGTGCCGATCTGTTACACCTGCCAGAATTAGAAAAAATGTCTGCAGGGGTGCTGAGTATTGGTGGAGCTGGTGTTTTTGATGGAATTGTGCTGTGCGGTTTGTTTGCATTGCTCCTAACCTGA
- a CDS encoding tetratricopeptide repeat protein, which translates to MPTRNSRPKSALPLAKPLASQDGASLESNGTSLNNTSLADPPLENPPPPTPHLDSGNGVCPAVDDDMPSPDIDRALTTTTPKPVATAAFQAAAGDVAAQVAYWSHQGDVQRRAKDFAAAITSYDRVLELDAANYWAWYHRGSVLEDLERYEEAVDSYSNAITARPDDYWAWYQQGNCLDQLQRFDAAIASYDRAIALRPDDYWAWYRRANVLHHADRYAEAVASYDRALELRPGDFWGWYRRGQTLLAAQQYNEAVNSFQAALTLRPQQANAWYALASCYAEQRLVEQAIACLREALQWGDEDYREKAAGDTHFSSICRRKPFQMFLKEPALTAEVTEEVTSVIATSTDEPEINGTANTSANGHGAADAIVDVLMDPLADQDDKTV; encoded by the coding sequence ATGCCTACAAGAAACTCTCGCCCTAAGTCCGCTCTTCCCCTAGCTAAACCCTTAGCGTCCCAAGACGGTGCTAGCCTGGAAAGTAACGGGACTTCTCTGAACAACACTTCCCTAGCGGATCCTCCTCTGGAGAATCCGCCGCCACCCACCCCTCACTTGGACAGTGGGAACGGGGTCTGCCCAGCGGTAGACGATGACATGCCTTCCCCAGATATCGATAGAGCGCTGACAACGACAACCCCAAAACCAGTTGCCACCGCGGCCTTCCAGGCGGCAGCGGGGGATGTTGCCGCCCAAGTTGCGTACTGGTCTCACCAGGGCGATGTTCAACGGCGGGCAAAGGACTTTGCAGCCGCAATCACCAGCTACGATCGGGTGTTGGAACTGGATGCTGCTAATTATTGGGCTTGGTACCATCGCGGCAGTGTGCTGGAGGACCTAGAACGCTATGAGGAAGCGGTGGATAGCTACAGCAATGCCATCACGGCGCGTCCCGATGACTATTGGGCTTGGTACCAACAGGGCAACTGTTTGGATCAATTACAACGCTTTGATGCCGCAATCGCGAGCTATGATCGGGCGATCGCATTGCGCCCGGATGACTATTGGGCCTGGTATCGTCGTGCGAATGTTCTGCACCATGCCGATCGCTATGCGGAAGCGGTTGCCAGTTACGATCGTGCACTGGAACTGCGACCAGGGGACTTTTGGGGGTGGTATCGGCGTGGTCAGACCCTGCTCGCAGCACAACAGTATAACGAAGCAGTGAATAGCTTCCAAGCAGCCCTGACCCTGCGACCGCAACAGGCCAATGCCTGGTATGCCCTGGCGAGTTGCTATGCCGAGCAACGGCTAGTAGAGCAGGCGATCGCTTGCCTACGGGAGGCGCTGCAGTGGGGGGATGAAGATTACCGGGAGAAGGCCGCCGGGGATACCCACTTCAGCAGCATCTGCCGCCGCAAGCCGTTCCAAATGTTCCTTAAGGAGCCGGCGCTCACAGCTGAGGTTACGGAAGAAGTGACCTCGGTAATAGCAACTTCAACCGACGAGCCGGAGATTAATGGGACAGCAAATACCTCAGCCAATGGCCACGGAGCGGCGGACGCGATCGTGGACGTGCTCATGGATCCCCTGGCGGATCAGGACGACAAGACGGTATGA
- a CDS encoding glycosyltransferase family protein yields MRFVFLIPDLDQTKSWKLVNKLANQSRLTKLKIVQDFFRLRMMRTFDVSGGALNIMRHCQVANNCGADAVLATMRGWDSYGEWGLPGLTYIRWADRRPDDICIVPDIVTALIDEVEGPAIAYLQVPTHIHRDFDYLSDRVALWTDSPFMQQICRDTFPGKEAQIVPNIIDADAFPYRPQAEREAGLLFAFPRKGPEFITETQEKYSQLGGTYWRFELIDGLSIHELAKQFQRPQVFLASAEIEGCALPPQESMASGIVVVGRTANGANFCMEHRKTAMIAETPEQAARCLLELEDPDLRDHISRNAYHYISRYFPANEPTDFWKNTIKNYSQ; encoded by the coding sequence ATGCGTTTTGTATTTTTGATTCCAGATTTAGATCAGACAAAATCCTGGAAGTTAGTCAATAAACTTGCTAATCAATCGCGATTAACAAAACTAAAAATAGTTCAAGATTTTTTTCGGCTAAGAATGATGCGAACGTTTGACGTTTCCGGTGGTGCTCTAAATATCATGCGCCATTGCCAGGTTGCCAATAATTGCGGTGCTGATGCGGTGCTGGCAACCATGCGTGGTTGGGATAGCTATGGTGAATGGGGATTACCGGGACTGACGTATATTCGCTGGGCAGACCGACGGCCAGATGATATCTGCATCGTGCCTGATATTGTCACTGCCTTGATTGATGAAGTCGAAGGACCGGCGATCGCCTATCTTCAAGTGCCGACGCACATACATCGCGATTTCGATTACTTGAGCGATCGCGTAGCCCTCTGGACAGATTCTCCCTTTATGCAACAGATCTGTCGTGACACCTTTCCTGGCAAAGAGGCTCAAATTGTTCCCAATATCATTGATGCCGATGCTTTTCCCTACAGGCCGCAGGCTGAGCGGGAGGCTGGTCTGCTCTTTGCTTTCCCTCGCAAAGGACCAGAGTTTATAACTGAAACGCAAGAGAAATACTCTCAACTAGGAGGTACTTATTGGCGCTTTGAACTGATAGATGGTTTATCCATCCATGAACTAGCTAAACAATTTCAGCGTCCACAAGTATTTCTAGCTTCTGCTGAAATTGAGGGTTGTGCCTTGCCTCCTCAAGAATCAATGGCTTCTGGTATTGTTGTGGTTGGACGCACGGCAAACGGTGCAAACTTTTGCATGGAACACCGCAAAACAGCGATGATTGCAGAAACTCCGGAACAAGCAGCCAGATGTTTATTAGAGCTAGAAGATCCCGACCTGCGTGATCATATTTCACGAAATGCCTATCATTACATAAGCCGATACTTTCCCGCTAACGAACCCACAGACTTTTGGAAAAACACTATTAAAAACTATTCTCAGTAA
- a CDS encoding protein phosphatase 2C domain-containing protein, whose translation MDKAVVNISCVNPECQAPNPTEHHFCQQCQTPLVKRYLWALNPIVETYEMGAMLSDRYFHVQGRVLLDTQPQRLPAMPTEISNDLAAYLSLMAWRLHIPQPYGLLYLPEHVQTVVLLEEAPLNLAVLASPERATASPLLPSLREAWPQASPLRQLNWLWQMAQLWAPLQREGAVSSLLDPELLRVEGPWVRLLALAFDRDRPETEPPPTLAQLGTCWRAWFTDSQPVLAPFLSYLWEQLQQRQVPNAEYLTLWLDQALFQYHTLHSEALEKLGVVARSLQIVTQTDRGPSRDCNEDACYPTAVPTANPTNQFPLAIVCDGLGGHEGGSIASGLAIATLPNQIKKLPLNRSLWQPHRITTGLEQAVYAANDAINQRNNEEHRHERQRMGTTLVMALADHHEVYITHVGDSRLYWITRHGCHQITLDDDIASRDARLGYCLYREAIQGSIGGALVQAVGMGPASQLYPTTQRFVVDEDCVLLLCSDGLSDGDRVEQFWQTELLPILTEQRDVVTVSQRLVALANHWNGHDNVTVALMVYRLAQTPAVSLDAQTLLVRLTPTPSLPDAPTQLEAESLMALSETVTTGIRTEILAKTPVTAGRSRRWGILLGSMLVALGLGGLGLWLSNRLAPLGLTSPLAPPTPSESLSVPLDPVQPSPKPTASPEPTSPATTAIGGTPSPGIGQIVTLERVQILWPAPEPSLSLTTHAHLAQQLPPGSWLQLLRQQTVSPDQSWFQVRLCGLPNVPTGETRGGSAPPRSTVGTAPVGAQGWLRLEANQPWTVSTELPTNLDRACVLPTPSASPIGGATDATDSPAVPLPPRPGESPNG comes from the coding sequence ATGGATAAGGCTGTCGTTAACATTTCCTGTGTCAATCCCGAGTGTCAGGCACCTAACCCGACTGAGCATCACTTCTGTCAGCAGTGCCAAACCCCTTTGGTCAAGCGGTATCTTTGGGCCTTGAATCCCATTGTCGAAACCTACGAGATGGGGGCTATGTTGAGCGATCGCTACTTCCATGTTCAGGGTCGTGTTCTGCTCGATACCCAGCCGCAGCGATTGCCAGCCATGCCCACTGAGATTTCCAATGATCTTGCTGCCTACCTTAGTTTGATGGCGTGGCGGCTGCATATTCCCCAACCCTACGGCCTGCTCTATCTTCCCGAACATGTGCAGACGGTCGTGCTCTTAGAGGAGGCTCCCCTGAATCTGGCCGTTTTGGCTAGTCCGGAACGGGCAACTGCCTCCCCCCTGCTGCCCTCCCTACGAGAGGCGTGGCCCCAGGCGTCCCCCCTGCGGCAATTAAACTGGCTCTGGCAAATGGCCCAACTTTGGGCGCCGCTCCAGCGCGAAGGGGCTGTCTCTAGCCTGCTTGATCCGGAGCTACTGCGGGTTGAGGGTCCCTGGGTGCGGCTACTGGCATTGGCCTTTGATCGCGATCGCCCCGAAACGGAGCCACCACCGACCTTAGCGCAGTTGGGAACCTGTTGGCGAGCCTGGTTTACGGACTCCCAACCGGTCCTGGCTCCCTTTCTGAGCTATCTGTGGGAACAGTTACAACAACGACAGGTGCCGAATGCCGAGTATCTGACCCTCTGGCTGGATCAGGCCCTCTTCCAATACCACACCCTCCACTCGGAAGCCCTAGAAAAGCTGGGCGTAGTGGCGCGATCGCTCCAAATTGTAACCCAGACCGATCGTGGCCCGAGTCGGGACTGCAATGAGGATGCCTGCTACCCCACGGCAGTGCCAACCGCCAACCCCACCAACCAATTTCCCCTAGCGATCGTGTGTGATGGTTTGGGCGGGCACGAGGGGGGCAGTATCGCCTCTGGGCTGGCGATCGCCACCTTGCCGAATCAGATTAAAAAACTACCGCTGAACCGCTCCTTGTGGCAGCCCCACCGGATCACCACGGGCCTGGAGCAGGCCGTCTATGCTGCCAACGATGCCATTAACCAGCGCAATAATGAAGAACACCGTCACGAGCGGCAACGGATGGGAACAACCCTGGTGATGGCCCTGGCAGACCACCATGAGGTCTACATTACCCACGTCGGGGATAGCCGCTTGTACTGGATTACCCGCCACGGTTGCCATCAAATTACCCTGGACGACGACATCGCCTCACGAGATGCGCGCCTAGGCTATTGCCTCTATCGTGAAGCAATTCAGGGGTCCATTGGGGGTGCCCTAGTCCAGGCCGTAGGGATGGGACCAGCCAGCCAGTTGTATCCCACCACCCAGCGTTTTGTTGTGGATGAGGACTGTGTGCTACTGCTGTGCTCCGATGGCTTGAGCGATGGCGATCGGGTTGAGCAATTTTGGCAGACCGAACTGTTACCCATCCTGACTGAGCAGCGGGATGTGGTTACTGTGAGTCAACGCCTAGTGGCACTAGCCAATCACTGGAATGGTCATGACAACGTTACTGTTGCCCTGATGGTCTATCGCCTTGCCCAAACACCAGCAGTCTCTCTGGATGCCCAAACCCTATTGGTCCGCCTCACCCCTACCCCCAGCCTGCCGGATGCCCCTACCCAACTGGAGGCCGAGAGCCTGATGGCCCTTTCGGAGACCGTTACGACCGGCATTCGCACGGAAATTTTAGCAAAAACGCCGGTTACGGCTGGGCGATCGCGGCGGTGGGGGATCCTGCTGGGCAGTATGCTGGTGGCATTGGGGCTGGGGGGGCTGGGACTATGGCTGAGCAATCGCCTTGCCCCCCTGGGGTTGACTAGCCCATTGGCTCCGCCCACCCCTTCAGAATCCCTCTCCGTTCCCCTCGATCCAGTACAGCCTTCCCCCAAACCCACCGCCAGCCCTGAGCCGACTTCACCCGCAACCACTGCGATTGGCGGAACGCCGTCACCTGGCATTGGGCAAATCGTTACCCTCGAACGGGTGCAGATCCTCTGGCCGGCACCCGAGCCAAGCTTAAGCCTAACCACCCATGCCCATTTAGCCCAGCAACTGCCCCCAGGAAGTTGGCTACAGCTGTTGCGGCAGCAGACCGTTTCCCCCGATCAAAGCTGGTTCCAGGTGCGACTTTGTGGATTGCCGAATGTGCCCACGGGCGAGACCCGTGGGGGGAGCGCTCCCCCTCGCAGCACCGTTGGTACAGCGCCGGTGGGTGCTCAGGGCTGGCTGCGGTTAGAGGCTAACCAACCCTGGACAGTGAGCACTGAGTTACCTACCAATTTAGACCGGGCCTGTGTGTTGCCCACCCCTTCCGCATCGCCAATCGGGGGGGCAACCGATGCTACTGATTCGCCTGCCGTGCCGCTGCCGCCTCGTCCGGGTGAATCCCCAAACGGGTGA
- a CDS encoding polyribonucleotide nucleotidyltransferase, which translates to MKEIEKSISFDGRDIRLLVGLLAPQAGGSVLVQSGDTAVLVTATRAGSREGIDFLPLVVDYEERLYAAGRIPGGFLRREGKPPEKAILTGRLIDRPIRPLFPSWLRDDIQIVATTLSMDERVPPDVLAATGASIATLLARIPFYGPMAAVRVGLVGDDFIINPTYREIEMGDLDLVVASSPEGVIMVEAGANQLPEEDIIEAIDFGHETALELIQAQRDLMADLGIEPVQPEPPAQDPTLENFVRDRASESIQAVLARFETDKHVRDAALDEIRETLAATIAELPETDPVQAIVTADPKALAQAFKGLTKEIMRRQIIESGVRVDGRKLDEVRPISCRVGILPSRVHGSGLFNRGLTQVMSLATLGTAGDAQELDDLHPDDQKRYLHHYNFPPFSVGEVRPLRSPGRREIGHGALAERALVPVLPPKADFPYVIRVVSEVLSSDGSTSMGSVCGSTLALMDAGVPISKPVSGTAMGLIKEGDEVRILTDIQSIEDFLGDMDFKVAGTDTGITALQMDMKIHGLPVATIAEAIYQARPARMHILEQMLKVIDKPKPQLSPFAPRLLTLKIDPDMIGLLIGPGGKTVKGITESTGAKIDIEDDGTVMISATDGEKAKKARSIIQGLTRKLNTGDVYAGRVTRIIPIGAFVELLPGKEGMIHISQLADYRVGRVEDEVAVGDEVIVKIREIDSRGRVNLTRLGIHPDEAAAARQANQ; encoded by the coding sequence ATGAAAGAAATAGAGAAGTCGATATCCTTTGATGGTAGGGATATTCGACTCCTGGTAGGCTTGCTTGCACCCCAAGCAGGCGGTTCAGTGTTAGTGCAGTCGGGCGATACAGCCGTTTTGGTTACGGCAACCCGCGCCGGGTCGCGAGAAGGGATTGATTTTCTACCGCTGGTGGTGGACTACGAAGAACGACTTTATGCCGCTGGCCGGATCCCCGGTGGTTTCTTACGCCGGGAAGGTAAACCGCCAGAAAAGGCCATTCTAACAGGACGGTTGATCGATCGCCCCATCCGTCCCCTGTTCCCCAGTTGGCTGCGGGATGATATCCAGATTGTCGCCACAACCCTTTCGATGGATGAGAGGGTGCCCCCCGATGTACTGGCCGCCACCGGGGCTTCGATCGCCACCCTGCTGGCCCGGATCCCTTTTTATGGCCCGATGGCTGCTGTCCGGGTGGGCTTGGTGGGGGATGATTTCATTATCAATCCCACCTACCGGGAGATTGAGATGGGGGATTTAGACTTGGTGGTGGCCAGTTCCCCCGAAGGCGTGATTATGGTGGAAGCGGGGGCTAATCAACTGCCAGAGGAGGACATCATTGAGGCGATCGACTTTGGCCACGAAACCGCTCTGGAATTAATCCAGGCCCAACGGGACCTGATGGCCGACTTGGGCATTGAACCGGTACAGCCGGAGCCACCTGCCCAAGACCCCACTCTGGAAAACTTTGTCCGCGATCGCGCCAGTGAGTCTATCCAGGCCGTGCTGGCCCGATTTGAAACAGATAAGCACGTCCGGGATGCCGCCCTGGATGAGATTCGGGAAACCCTGGCCGCCACCATTGCCGAATTACCTGAAACCGATCCAGTGCAGGCGATCGTCACCGCTGATCCCAAGGCCCTGGCTCAAGCCTTCAAGGGATTAACCAAGGAAATCATGCGGCGACAGATCATTGAGTCAGGCGTGCGGGTGGATGGTCGCAAATTGGATGAAGTGCGGCCTATCTCCTGTCGGGTTGGGATCCTGCCCAGCCGTGTGCACGGCAGTGGGTTATTCAATCGCGGGTTAACCCAGGTGATGTCCCTGGCCACCTTGGGAACAGCGGGCGATGCCCAGGAACTGGATGACCTCCACCCGGATGATCAAAAACGCTATCTACACCATTACAACTTTCCTCCCTTTTCCGTCGGGGAAGTGCGTCCTCTGCGATCGCCCGGTCGGCGCGAGATCGGCCACGGTGCCCTGGCTGAACGTGCCCTCGTCCCCGTCCTGCCCCCCAAGGCGGATTTTCCCTACGTGATTCGGGTGGTTTCTGAAGTTCTGTCCTCCGATGGTTCCACCTCAATGGGATCCGTGTGTGGCTCCACCTTGGCCCTGATGGATGCGGGGGTACCCATCTCCAAACCCGTCAGCGGTACTGCTATGGGTTTGATCAAGGAAGGCGATGAGGTGCGGATTCTGACTGATATCCAGAGTATCGAAGACTTCCTAGGGGATATGGACTTCAAAGTTGCGGGGACGGATACCGGAATCACTGCCCTGCAAATGGATATGAAAATCCACGGCTTACCCGTTGCCACGATCGCCGAAGCTATCTATCAAGCCCGTCCGGCGCGGATGCATATCCTGGAGCAAATGCTCAAGGTGATCGACAAACCTAAGCCGCAACTCTCGCCCTTTGCACCCCGCCTGCTTACCCTCAAGATTGATCCAGACATGATCGGCTTGCTGATCGGTCCGGGGGGTAAGACAGTTAAGGGCATTACTGAAAGTACCGGGGCCAAGATCGACATCGAAGATGACGGCACGGTGATGATTTCCGCCACTGATGGCGAAAAGGCCAAGAAAGCCCGCAGCATTATCCAGGGTCTCACCCGCAAGCTAAACACTGGCGATGTCTATGCTGGACGGGTCACCCGGATCATCCCGATCGGGGCCTTTGTCGAGTTGCTGCCCGGCAAGGAAGGGATGATCCACATCTCCCAACTGGCTGATTATCGCGTGGGTAGGGTCGAAGATGAAGTAGCCGTGGGCGATGAAGTCATTGTCAAGATCCGGGAAATTGATTCCCGTGGCCGCGTTAACCTCACCCGTTTGGGGATTCACCCGGACGAGGCGGCAGCGGCACGGCAGGCGAATCAGTAG